Proteins encoded in a region of the Carassius gibelio isolate Cgi1373 ecotype wild population from Czech Republic chromosome B5, carGib1.2-hapl.c, whole genome shotgun sequence genome:
- the rnf170 gene encoding E3 ubiquitin-protein ligase RNF170, with translation MEASVCLAPEEDSLIEGVSDPVLLVLVLSVSFLLGLATLLCRNEQQRIHPDNQEQVRVVREQLHPEQLAAAEPRHQFYSDMSCPVCLQQAVLPVETNCGHLFCGPCLMAYWRYGTWLGAISCPICRQTVTLLFPLFRDTGGAQTPDGQVDPALILRDIHDYNLRFSGQPRSLLDRLLDVPTLLRHAFREMFSVGGLFWMFRIRILLCVLGALTYLASPLDFIPEGVVGLLGFMDDFFVILLLFIYISIMYREVVTQRLAA, from the exons atggagGCCAGTGTGTGTTTGGCTCCAGAGGAGGATTCTCTGATTGAAGGAGTCAGTGACCCTGTGCTTCTGGTGCTGGTGCTCAGTGTCAGCTTTCTGCTCGGTCTGGCCACGCTGCTCTGCAG GAACGAGCAGCAGAGGATTCATCCGGACAATCAGGAGCAGGTGCGTGTGGTCCGGGAGCAGCTCCACCCCGAGCAG ctGGCGGCGGCGGAGCCCAGGCATCAGTTCTACTCGGACATGTCATGTCCCGTGTGTCTGCAGCAGGCCGTTCTGCCCGTGGAGACTAACTGCGGTCATCTGTTCTGCG GGCCCTGTTtaatggcgtactggcgttacggGACGTGGCTCGGAGCCATCAGCTGCCCCATCTGCAGACAgacg gtGACCCTGCTGTTCCCGCTCTTCCGTGACACGGGGGGGGCTCAGACGCCGGACGGACAGGTGGACCCCGCGCTGATCCTCAGAGACATCCACGACTACAACCTGCGCTTCTCCGGACAGCCTCGCTCC ctgctgGACCGTCTGCTGGACGTCCCCACGCTGCTGCGGCACGCCTTCAGAGAGATGTTCTCCGTCGGGGGTCTGTTCTGGATGTTCCGGATCCGGATCCTGCTGTGTGTGCTGGGAGCGCTGACGTACCTGGCGTCACCGCTGGACTTCATCCCCGAGGGAGTGGTGGGGCTGCTGGGCTTCATGGACGACTTCTTCGTCATCCTGCTGCTCTTCATCTACATCTCCATCATGTACCGCGAGGTGGTGACGCAGCGGCTGGCCGCCTGA